In a single window of the Thermus thermamylovorans genome:
- a CDS encoding nucleotidyltransferase domain-containing protein — protein MEYPELAPVLEAILKAVPARKIILFGSRARGEARPESDYDLLVVVPREVDKRSAARSLYLALAKVRKGFAVDLVVAHPEDLERYKDAWMTIYPQALREGRTLYAA, from the coding sequence GTGGAGTACCCGGAGCTGGCCCCGGTCCTCGAGGCCATCCTCAAAGCCGTCCCGGCGCGGAAGATCATCCTCTTCGGCAGCCGGGCCCGGGGGGAGGCCCGCCCGGAAAGCGACTACGACCTTCTCGTGGTGGTGCCTCGGGAAGTGGACAAGCGCTCGGCGGCGCGATCCCTTTACCTCGCCCTAGCCAAGGTACGCAAGGGTTTTGCCGTGGACCTGGTGGTGGCCCATCCAGAGGACCTGGAAAGGTACAAGGATGCCTGGATGACCATCTATCCCCAAGCCCTAAGGGAGGGGAGAACCCTTTATGCCGCTTGA